Proteins encoded by one window of Halococcus agarilyticus:
- a CDS encoding ArsA family ATPase: MEKFVFFGGKGGVGKTTVSSAYALKCASEGLDTLVVSTDPAHSTADVFDQPFGDDPRPVEGHDGLHAMEIDPDEAVDEHLMETKRALADQVSPAMVNEIDRQIELAHRTPGAYEAALFDRFIDVMRGSEAYDRVVFDTAPTGGALRLLSLPDFLGDWIDRLIEKRTTSIDLYERAAIGDREARRRIDEDPIIARLSDRKELFEFAGRTLDEAATFYLVLNPDELSIRETDDAIDDLDEYGLDVGGLVVNRLTPAPDDDEHGRGATYLRERCATERERVTRIHENFAQPVVATIETRVEEVKGDLLDEVAAELDIAAATTTGER, from the coding sequence ATGGAGAAATTCGTCTTCTTCGGCGGCAAGGGCGGCGTCGGCAAGACCACGGTGTCGAGCGCGTACGCGCTCAAATGCGCCAGCGAGGGGCTCGACACGCTCGTGGTCTCGACCGATCCCGCCCACAGCACCGCGGACGTGTTCGATCAACCCTTCGGGGACGACCCTCGCCCCGTCGAGGGGCACGACGGCCTCCACGCGATGGAGATCGACCCCGACGAGGCGGTCGACGAGCACCTGATGGAGACCAAGCGCGCGCTGGCCGATCAGGTGAGTCCGGCGATGGTCAACGAGATCGACAGGCAGATCGAACTCGCCCACCGGACGCCCGGCGCGTACGAGGCCGCGCTGTTCGATCGGTTCATCGACGTGATGCGCGGTTCCGAGGCGTACGACCGCGTGGTGTTCGACACCGCCCCGACGGGCGGGGCGCTCCGCCTGCTCTCCCTGCCCGACTTTCTCGGCGACTGGATCGACCGCCTCATCGAGAAGCGGACCACGAGCATCGATCTCTACGAGCGCGCGGCGATCGGCGACCGAGAGGCACGCCGGCGGATCGACGAGGACCCGATCATCGCGCGGCTGAGCGACCGCAAGGAGCTGTTCGAGTTCGCGGGGCGGACGCTCGACGAGGCGGCCACGTTCTACCTCGTGCTCAACCCCGACGAGCTCTCGATCCGTGAGACCGACGACGCGATCGACGATCTCGACGAGTACGGCCTTGACGTCGGCGGCCTGGTCGTCAACCGGCTGACGCCCGCCCCCGACGACGACGAGCACGGCCGGGGCGCGACCTACCTCCGCGAGCGGTGTGCGACCGAGCGCGAGCGCGTCACCAGGATCCACGAGAACTTCGCCCAGCCGGTGGTGGCGACCATCGAGACGCGCGTCGAGGAGGTCAAGGGCGACCTGCTCGACGAGGTCGCCGCCGAACTCGATATCGCGGCTGCCACCACGACCGGTGAGCGATAG
- a CDS encoding SRPBCC family protein, which produces MREVAASRFVGATPSAVGRELTPAALVEYEGSFTVYEVEDTDDGWLVIVGSRGVEFALAFEAREDGLVYEQRGDGPLETLETTVTYRPEDEGTRIRMTSHVSAGLPLAGLTDRVAAWKRRGELQRALGRIANAVE; this is translated from the coding sequence ATGCGCGAAGTCGCGGCGTCGCGGTTCGTGGGGGCGACCCCGTCGGCGGTCGGGCGCGAGCTCACGCCCGCCGCGCTCGTGGAGTACGAGGGGAGTTTCACCGTCTACGAGGTCGAGGACACCGACGACGGCTGGCTCGTGATCGTCGGCTCTAGAGGTGTCGAGTTCGCGCTCGCGTTCGAGGCGCGCGAGGACGGGCTGGTCTACGAGCAGCGCGGCGACGGCCCGCTGGAGACGCTCGAAACCACCGTCACCTACCGTCCCGAGGACGAGGGCACCCGGATCAGGATGACCTCCCACGTGAGCGCCGGGCTCCCGCTCGCGGGGCTCACCGACCGCGTGGCCGCGTGGAAACGGCGTGGTGAACTCCAGCGCGCACTCGGACGGATCGCGAACGCCGTCGAGTGA